CTTCATGAATAACGGCATGATCAATAAGACGGCATACATCATCAGATTGCTCAATAGGACTGATAGATTGGCATTTGTAAACGTTGAGCTTTTAAACAGTGTAAAATCGATGATGGGGTGCTCTGTACGTTTTTCTCTTCTGAAAAAAAGCGGGACAAATAGAAGGATTAACACACTGTATGCCGCATAACCCCATGAAGCCTCATTTTTCGTCAGCAGGATAATTGAAACGATGCTGCCCGCAAGCAAGAGAGAGCCGATAATATCCAGCGGCGCGTCAGATTTAATTTCTTGATATGGAGGGAACATGGTAAATGCCGTAAATAAGGCAATGGCGAGAAACGGAATGTTGACCCAAAAAATCGAGTGCCAGCTGAAGCTGTCAATCAGCATAGAGCCGATGAAAGGCCCGAGTGCTGCCCCAAGTCCCGCCCCGAGCCCGAAAAATCCAAATACTTTCGGAAGGCGTTTTTCTGAAACAACGTGACGGATAATAGCAATGCTGTTTGGCGTAAGCAGCGCGCCGCCGACAGCCTGCAATGCGCGAAAGACAATCAGCAGCAGCAGGCTCGGTGAGAGGGCGCAGCCTAAGGACGCGATAAGAAAGAGACCGACACCCCATAAATACATTGTTTTGTTGCCGTACATGTCACCGAGTTTTCCAGCGATCGGCTGTGTGACTGCCATGACGATTAAATAAACGGTAACCACCCAAGTGATGCTCGAGATGGACTCGTTATACGTATGGGATATAGATGAGAGCGCGACCGCAATCATCGTTGAGTTAATGGGAACCAGGATAGCCCCCAATAATAGCGAGACGATCAGCGCCCATTCTTTTCTTGAACTCATGGAGATCCTCCTTTTTGTTATGCCAAGGAGTTCATCGAGAGATTCCTTTGACAAATAAAGCAGTGCTGTGCTCCAGCATTTTTTTCTGGGACATTGAAATCACCCGGTCTCCTAAATGGAGGCGGTGAATAAAATAACCGAAAACGATCGACATGAACACGTCTGCATGCTCCGCTTCATCTCCTGTCTGAATAACCCCTTTTTCACTCATTCCTTTGAGATAATCAATCAATAGCTGTTTCATAGATTGGGGATATTCAGTTACGTGGTTGATGACATCTTGGAACATGGCCGGTTCACGAAAGCTGATTTTAATCAAATCTTTTCTGCGTTCGAGCTCTTCCAAGAGACAGGTTCCGATATGAAGCAGGTCTTTGTGCAAATCGCCTTCTGTTTGCTCCAAAATGCGGCTTCTGTTTGGAGAATGCTGAGAAAGCAAAGCCTCGACTAGTCCCTGTTTATTTTTAAAATTCCTGAAAATCGTTGCTTCACTTACTTTTGCTTTTTCTGCGATTTGTTTTGTAGTCGTTGCGCGATATCCTTTTTTGACGAGCAGCTGCATGGCAGCGTCAAGGATTCTCTTGTTTGTCGGTCTCAATACGTTTCACCTCACGAATATACTGGCAGGTCAAGTATACACCTGCCCCGCTTGTATAAGAAAGAGGGGAGAACGCGTCAGGCCCGGCTGACAACCGTGATTTTGCCGTTGCTTCCGTCAACAGTAATGATGTCTCCGTCCCGAAGTCTTTCTGTTGCTGTACGAGTGCCGAGAACAGCGGGAATGCCGTATTCGCGGGCAATAATCGCAGCGTGGGATAAAATGCCGCCTGTATCTGTAATAATCGCTTTGGCATCTTGAAACAGGCTGGTCCATAGCGGTGTGGTCATTTTGCAAACGAGGATGTTCCCACACGCGAATCGAGAAAATTCACTCGCGTCTCGAATCACTTTGACCGGGCCTGTTGCAATGCCGCTTGATGCCGCAATGCCGAAAATATGGTTTTCTGTATTTTTTTCATCCTCAATCACAGCGCCGACAATTTCTTCAGCGATTTTGATCTGTTCTTTTGTCGGATTTCCGAGATAGGCAGGGGCTTTGGCAAGCTCATACTCGTGAAAGGCCTGTCTGCGTTTTTCAGCCTTATCTTGCAGGGATACAGGGTGAAGCAGCGCGTTTTCCACGTCATCATCATACAAGAACCAAAGGTCTTCCCGATCTTGAATGACCCCGTTTTCCGCTAACAATTCACCTACCTTGAGCAGAAAGGCTCTCGCCTTGGCATCCAGCATGGCGTCAATATAAAAGTGGTGGTCATCCATTATATTTGCAGCGTTCAGCGTCCACTGATAATAACGGTCAAATTCTTTACGTAAATTGGGGTCTTCTATATTTTCCAAGAATTCACTGTATAATGCCTCTCGTTTTTCTTTCGTTTTCTGAAATTCATTGTCAAAATGATAGCCATTGCGGACGTAATTTTGAATATTGGCCAGGGCATAATAAGGATTTTCAGCCCAGGTCTGTTCAATCAGATCATGGCTCTTTACAGATCTCCACCCGTATTCCTGTAAAAATTCATGAATGTTCCTCAGAAATTGTTTGCCCTCATCAGTTTGTTTCAATTTTTCCTGCAGCTGTTCCGGCTTGGTGTTTTTAAAAATAGACAGCAGATTCGGGTTTTCCTGCACTTCAACGGAAAATAGCCATAGGAGGCGGTCTGTTTCCAATGATTTGTTCATTTTACCTGTCAGCATTTCGTAAAAATGAGCGTTTTCGGATTCGCCTTGAATGTGCTGGTACATTGCTTGCAATTTGTTTGTCAGAAGCATTTGCGGGAAAACAATATTGAAATGCTCATCATAAGCCGTGAGATAAAAGGCTTTTAGTTTCCGAAAAGCATCAAGTGCGCTTTCAGCAGTATGGTCAGTTTGTGTGAGCTGATCCAGCGTCTCGTAAAATGGAAGGTACGTGTGTTTGATGATGTCATACATACGCTCCGATAATATCGGAAAAAGCTCTTCTCCGCAGTCATCAGTCTGAGGCTGCTGTCCGTCTTGGCTTTTGGAATAAACATGTCCGCGATAAAGTTTTACTTCGTCAACGACTACACCAATCGGGAATTTTTGCATGTTTTTCTTTAAGCCGTATTCCATGGCCGGTACAATGATCGAAGAAAATAACGGACTTATCGGACCTTCAATATTTGATTCCATGTTGATCCAGAAATCATTCATGTCAGCGTCTGTTATCATGAAGCTGCGTTCTTCTTCTGCCGCTTTTTTGTCCTGTTCAATGGTTGTAATCGGGCGGGCCTGCAAAAGGTATACGTGATGGTCAGCGATTCCGAATTCGATATCGACTGGATATCCGTACAGCTCTTCGGTTTTTTTCGTGATTTCAGCCAGTTCACTCACTTGTTCATCTGTAAGGCAAAAACGGCTCCGCATGTCTTCGCTCGTTGTTCTTTCAGCAATTCCTTCTGCCGCGGACTCCATGTAGATTTCTTTTGCACCTATTTCTTTCTGAATCTCAAACGAAGATTTATTGACTATAAATGTGTCTGGGGTGACACTTCCTGAAACGATAGCTTCTCCCAAACCATAGCTGGCGCTGATTAATAGCTCTCTATCATCATGGGTAACGGGATTGCGGCTGAAAATAACACCTGATACGTCTGAATCGATCAGGCCCTGAACGACAACGCCCATTAACGGCTCTGCGATTTGGTTGTTCATTTTTTTCTTATAGCTGCTGACTCGGCCTGAGAAAAATGAGGCCCAGCATTCTTTCACTTTAGCTAGAAACTCTTCTTCTGTTTTAATATTTAAGTAGGTTTCGTATTGACCCGCGAATGAAGCGCCTTCTAAATCTTCCGAGGCAGACGAAGAGCGCACGGCAACGGAGCGGTATGAGTCTCTTAACTTGTAAAAGGAATTTGTCAGCTCGTGTTTCAGTTCATCTGAAAATGTTCCGGCGATGATCTCCTTTTCGATGCCTTCGCTAGTTTGATGAAGGTGGTTATCCTCCATAAAACGGGAGAGCGCATTCGTCTGGATAACAAACCCGTCCGGAACAGGAAGCCCGTGTTTGGTCAGTTTAATTAAATTCATGCCTTTTGCGCCAGCCAGCTGGCTGGACGCTTCTGCCTGTCGAAATAAAACAGAATACATATTTGAAACCCCTCTTTCCTTCATTTTGTTTTTCTCTTTAGTCTTTTATGACGGAGCCTGTGTTCAAAAATGATAGTGAACACTATCGCTCAATTGTAAGTTTTCAGGAAAATGATGTCAAAAGCAGAAAGTCCTAAATAAAATGAATCGTTAAGTTAGTTGAATGATCATGAAAAATGCAGTCAAACTAGTGCTGTCCGCCTATTTATTCTCGCCGGCGTTCTGCTATGGAGGCGGGCTTCGATATCAAGCTAAGACATAATGCCCTCATGCAAAAGTGCCGCAAATGCTTCTTGTGCCTGGAGCCAAAGTGCAAAGATGATGATTGATTTAAGCAGAAAAAGGGTATGGTGTAGAAAGGGGAACGATTGCAGATTGTCCGATTCTTCATTTTTTACTATAATCAAATCAGATGAAGAATCATTGAGGAGGGTTTTTGTTGATTACAAAAGCCGTTTTTGCATTATTTTTCCCTTTTATGCTGGTTGTCTTATTTACAAGAGTCACCTTTAATCATTATGTGGCGATCGCTCTGACAGCTGCATTGCTGTTTGCCTCTTATTTAAAAGGCTATACAGAAACGTATTTTATTGTAGGATTGGACGTTGTGTCTCTTGTGGCTGGCGGACTGTACATGGCCAAAAAAACTGCTGAGAAAAAAGAAGAGTAAATCGGACATAATGAATATAACGAATGAATTCCTGCTTTTACGTTTTAAAAGCAGGTTTTTTATACACGAAAACAGCTGGAAATAAAAAACCACCGAACTTTAGTTCGTATTTTTGGTGATTTTCCATTCCATTGTGTTACTATATCTATAGGAAGATTTCGTTAAAGAAACGGAGGCTTATTTTGTGAAAGATCGCTTTGAGTTAGTCTCGAAATACCAGCCCCAGGGAGATCAGCCGAAAGCCATTGAAAAACTTGTAAAAGGAATTCAGGAGGGCAAGAAGCATCAGACTCTGCTGGGTGCGACAGGAACGGGCAAAACATTTACGGTGTCCAATTTGATTAAAGAAGTCAATAAGCCGACCCTCGTCATTGCCCATAACAAAACCCTTGCCGGACAGCTTTACAGCGAGTTCAAGGAGTTTTTTCCGAACAACGCTGTCGAGTATTTTGTCAGTTACTATGATTATTATCAGCCGGAGGCGTATGTGCCTCAAACGGATACGTTTATAGAAAAAGACGCCAGTATTAATGATGAAATTGATAAACTGAGACACTCCGCCACATCGTCTCTGTTTGAGCGGAGAGATGTCATTATCATCGCGAGTGTATCTTGTATATATGGCCTCGGTTCGCCTGAAGAATACCGGGAAATGGTCGTGTCACTGCGGCCTGAAATGGAAATTGAGCGCAACGAGCTGCTCAGGAAACTTGTAGACATCCAATATGCCCGCAATGATATCGACTTCCAGCGCGGGACATTTCGTGTGCGCGGAGATGTAGTGGAAATCTTCCCTGCCTCTCGTGATGAACATTGTATCAGGGTTGAATTTTTCGGTGATGAAATCGAACGGATCAGGGAAGTGGACGCCCTGACAGGAGAAATTCTCGGTGACCGTGACCATGTTGCGATTTTCCCGGCGTCCCACTTCGTAACGCGGGCCGAGAAAATGGAGAAAGCGATTCAAAATATCGAGAAGGAGCTTGAGGAGCAGCTGAAGGTCATGCACGAAAACGGCAAGCTGCTTGAAGCGCAGCGTTTAGAGCAGCGGACAAGGTACGATCTTGAGATGATGCGGGAAATGGGTTTCTGCTCCGGCATTGAGAACTATTCAAGACATTTGACGCTTCGGCCTCCAGGTTCAACGCCGTATACGCTTCTTGATTATTTTCCTGACGATTTTATGATCGTGGTAGATGAGTCGCATGTGACGATTCCTCAGGTGCGCGGCATGTTTAACGGAGACCAGGCGCGGAAACAGGTGCTTGTGGATCATGGGTTCCGTCTTCCGTCAGCGCTTGATAACCGTCCGCTCCGTTTTGAAGAGTTTGAAAAGCATATGCACAATATCGTGTATGTATCAGCAACGCCAGGGCCGTATGAGATTGAGCATACGGATGAAATGATTGAGCAGATCATCCGTCCTACGGGGCTTCTTGACCCGCTGATTGATGTACGTCCGATTGAAGGCCAGATTGATGACTTGATCGGCGAAATTCAAGCAAGAGTCGAACGGGATGAGCGGGTTCTCGTGACAACCTTGACGAAGAAAATGTCAGAGGACCTGACGGATTATCTGAAGGAAATTGGCATTAAAGTAAACTATCTGCATTCAGAGATTAAGACGCTTGAACGGATTGAAATTATCCGTGATCTGCGCCTTGGGAAGCATGATGTTCTCATCGGCATCAACCTGCTGAGGGAAGGCCTCGATATTCCCGAAGTATCTCTCGTTGCCATTTTGGATGCGGATAAGGAAGGCTTCCTCCGTTCGGAGCGGTCGCTGATCCAGACGATCGGACGGGCAGCGAGGAACGCTGAAGGCCGCGTCATTATGTATGCAGATAAAGTAACGAAGTCGATGGAAATTGCGATGAATGAAACAAAACGCCGCCGCGAGCAGCAGGAGCGTTTTAACGAAGAGCACGGCATTACGCCGAAAACGATAAATAAAGAAATTCGCGATGTCATTCGTGCCACAGCAGCAGCTGAGGATAAAGCCGAATACAAAACAAAAGCCGCGCCTAAGCTGTCGAAAATGACGAAGAAAGAACGCCAGAAAATCGTTGAACAGATGGAGCACGAAATGAAAGAAGCCGCCAAGGCGCTTGACTTTGAAAGAGCCGCGGAGCTTCGCGATTTACTTTTAGAGCTAAAAGCGGAAGGATGATGAACATATGGCTATGGATCGGATAGAGGTGAAGGGAGCAAGGGCGCATAACCTGAAAAATATAGATGTAACGATTCCAAGAGATCAGCTTGTCGTTGTCACGGGTTTGTCCGGATCAGGAAAATCCTCCCTTGCCTTTGACACCATATATGCGGAAGGGCAGAGACGGTATGTCGAGTCGCTGTCTGCCTATGCCCGACAATTTTTAGGGCAGATGGATAAGCCTGATGTTGATGCAATTGAGGGGTTGTCTCCGGCTATCAGCATCGATCAGAAAACAACGAGCCGCAACCCGAGGTCAACTGTCGGTACGGTAACTGAGATCTATGATTATCTGCGTCTTTTATATGCGAGAGTAGGGAAGCCTCATTGTCCGGAGCACGGAATTGAGATTACATCGCAAACCATCGAGCAAATGGTCGACAGAATTCTGGAATACCCGGAACGTACGAAGCTTCAGGTACTGGCCCCGATTGTCTCTGGCCGAAAAGGCGCTCATGTGAAAGTGCTTGAACAGATCAGAAAACAAGGCTATGTCAGAGTTCGAATTGACGGCGAAATGGCTGAGCTTTCTGATGATATTGAATTAGAAAAGAATAAAAAGCATTCGATTGAGGTTGTCATTGACCGGATTGTGGTGAAAGAAGGCGTGGCGGCCCGCCTGTCAGATTCATTGGAAACGGCGCTCCGTTTAGGTGAAGGACGGGTTATGATTGATGTCATTGGTGAGGAAGAGCTGATGTTTAGTGAGCATCATGCCTGCCCGCACTGCGGATTTTCAATCGGCGAGCTTGAGCCGCGGCTTTTTTCATTCAACAGTCCGTTTGGCGCGTGTCCGACATGTGACGGCCTCGGAATGAAGCTCGAAGTGGATGCGGATCTCGTCATCCCCAATCAAGATTTGTCATTGAAGGAGAATGCGGTCGCTCCTTGGACACCGATCAGCTCCCAATATTATCCGCAGCTGCTTGAGGCGGTCTGCACCCACTACGGCATTGATATGGACGTGCCGGTAAAAGATTTGCCGATGCATCAGCTCGATAAAGTGCTGTACGGCAGCGGAGACGACTTGATTTATTTCCGTTATGAAAATGATTTTGGGCAAATACGTGAAGGCGAAATACAATTTGAAGGCGTATTGCGCAATATTGAAAGACGCTATAAGGAGACAAGCTCCGATTACATCCGTGAACAAATGGAGCAGTATATGTCCCAGAAGTCTTGTCCGACATGCAAAGGCTATCGGTTAAAGAAAGAGGCGCTTGCCGTACTGATTGACGGACGCCACATCGGTAAAATTACCGAGTTGTCTGTCAGAGACGCGCTTGATTTCTTCAAAGGCCTTACCCTTTCTGAGAAAGATATGCAGATTGCCAATTTGATCTTGCG
The Bacillus vallismortis genome window above contains:
- a CDS encoding MFS transporter translates to MSSRKEWALIVSLLLGAILVPINSTMIAVALSSISHTYNESISSITWVVTVYLIVMAVTQPIAGKLGDMYGNKTMYLWGVGLFLIASLGCALSPSLLLLIVFRALQAVGGALLTPNSIAIIRHVVSEKRLPKVFGFFGLGAGLGAALGPFIGSMLIDSFSWHSIFWVNIPFLAIALFTAFTMFPPYQEIKSDAPLDIIGSLLLAGSIVSIILLTKNEASWGYAAYSVLILLFVPLFFRREKRTEHPIIDFTLFKSSTFTNANLSVLLSNLMMYAVLLIMPLFMKSQFGLNTSNSGMALSVFSIFMSASNWAGAQLHHKWGAKKIIFLSFAMMAGANLLFMLLSSSHSVLFLMISLILGGLASGVGLTSMQVSSLATVDPGMSGVASGIFSTFRYFGSIISSALIGLISGYHNLFIILFAVSIIGVFVSLGIKPDEMARLEKNSA
- a CDS encoding TetR/AcrR family transcriptional regulator → MRPTNKRILDAAMQLLVKKGYRATTTKQIAEKAKVSEATIFRNFKNKQGLVEALLSQHSPNRSRILEQTEGDLHKDLLHIGTCLLEELERRKDLIKISFREPAMFQDVINHVTEYPQSMKQLLIDYLKGMSEKGVIQTGDEAEHADVFMSIVFGYFIHRLHLGDRVISMSQKKMLEHSTALFVKGISR
- a CDS encoding PEP/pyruvate-binding domain-containing protein — its product is MYSVLFRQAEASSQLAGAKGMNLIKLTKHGLPVPDGFVIQTNALSRFMEDNHLHQTSEGIEKEIIAGTFSDELKHELTNSFYKLRDSYRSVAVRSSSASEDLEGASFAGQYETYLNIKTEEEFLAKVKECWASFFSGRVSSYKKKMNNQIAEPLMGVVVQGLIDSDVSGVIFSRNPVTHDDRELLISASYGLGEAIVSGSVTPDTFIVNKSSFEIQKEIGAKEIYMESAAEGIAERTTSEDMRSRFCLTDEQVSELAEITKKTEELYGYPVDIEFGIADHHVYLLQARPITTIEQDKKAAEEERSFMITDADMNDFWINMESNIEGPISPLFSSIIVPAMEYGLKKNMQKFPIGVVVDEVKLYRGHVYSKSQDGQQPQTDDCGEELFPILSERMYDIIKHTYLPFYETLDQLTQTDHTAESALDAFRKLKAFYLTAYDEHFNIVFPQMLLTNKLQAMYQHIQGESENAHFYEMLTGKMNKSLETDRLLWLFSVEVQENPNLLSIFKNTKPEQLQEKLKQTDEGKQFLRNIHEFLQEYGWRSVKSHDLIEQTWAENPYYALANIQNYVRNGYHFDNEFQKTKEKREALYSEFLENIEDPNLRKEFDRYYQWTLNAANIMDDHHFYIDAMLDAKARAFLLKVGELLAENGVIQDREDLWFLYDDDVENALLHPVSLQDKAEKRRQAFHEYELAKAPAYLGNPTKEQIKIAEEIVGAVIEDEKNTENHIFGIAASSGIATGPVKVIRDASEFSRFACGNILVCKMTTPLWTSLFQDAKAIITDTGGILSHAAIIAREYGIPAVLGTRTATERLRDGDIITVDGSNGKITVVSRA
- a CDS encoding CsbA family protein yields the protein MITKAVFALFFPFMLVVLFTRVTFNHYVAIALTAALLFASYLKGYTETYFIVGLDVVSLVAGGLYMAKKTAEKKEE
- the uvrB gene encoding excinuclease ABC subunit UvrB, which codes for MKDRFELVSKYQPQGDQPKAIEKLVKGIQEGKKHQTLLGATGTGKTFTVSNLIKEVNKPTLVIAHNKTLAGQLYSEFKEFFPNNAVEYFVSYYDYYQPEAYVPQTDTFIEKDASINDEIDKLRHSATSSLFERRDVIIIASVSCIYGLGSPEEYREMVVSLRPEMEIERNELLRKLVDIQYARNDIDFQRGTFRVRGDVVEIFPASRDEHCIRVEFFGDEIERIREVDALTGEILGDRDHVAIFPASHFVTRAEKMEKAIQNIEKELEEQLKVMHENGKLLEAQRLEQRTRYDLEMMREMGFCSGIENYSRHLTLRPPGSTPYTLLDYFPDDFMIVVDESHVTIPQVRGMFNGDQARKQVLVDHGFRLPSALDNRPLRFEEFEKHMHNIVYVSATPGPYEIEHTDEMIEQIIRPTGLLDPLIDVRPIEGQIDDLIGEIQARVERDERVLVTTLTKKMSEDLTDYLKEIGIKVNYLHSEIKTLERIEIIRDLRLGKHDVLIGINLLREGLDIPEVSLVAILDADKEGFLRSERSLIQTIGRAARNAEGRVIMYADKVTKSMEIAMNETKRRREQQERFNEEHGITPKTINKEIRDVIRATAAAEDKAEYKTKAAPKLSKMTKKERQKIVEQMEHEMKEAAKALDFERAAELRDLLLELKAEG